CAGTGCAGACTGGAGCTGCCCCTGATCCAGCAAGAGCCTGGACGGCCAGGCTTTGTCCTTGGGTCACAGCCAAGCGCCCTCAAGTGCCCAGGGGCCCTGCCCAGTGAGAGGGAGTGGGGGCTGCAGCCAACAGCTTCAGCACTCCTTGTGCTGATCAGaaaaggggggggaagggggTTGCGTCTGCAAGGAAAACCAGGATAGCCCTGAGGAAGAGACCGTGGGGCCTCCAGCAGGCTctgcaggagggccagagggaggagtGGAGGGTGCCTTCATCCCGTCCTCGTGGAGACCAGCCCAGCGTGGAGAGCTGGGCCCCAGGACCAAGCCCTTCTCCAGGACAGAGGCTACCCCTCGCTGCCTCTGGACCTCGTTTCCTCCACTGGTGGGTTCCTTGGTGCTTGGGTCCACAGACCCCCTCAGAAGAAAGACCCCAGCATCTCAGGAGCCTGCCCCAGGCCCTCCAGCTGGTGAGGCCAGGCCCCCTGGAGCCCCAGCCTCCGGCTCCCACACCAGAGTGGGTGAGGTGGGGTCTGCCCTGTGAAGCCTGGGGTCCCTCCCCGGTCAGGGTCCCATCGTCTCCCACATCCACCTCACACGAGAGCCAGTTTCTAAGTCTCTAGCTGGGCACAATGCTGGAGGGCGTCGGGGGCAGAGGGCATCCTGGAGCAGGGAGCAGCACAGGGCACttggcctgggccctggggatggGGCGGGCATGGAGCGGGTGAGGTGACGCAGCAAAGAGCTTAAGGCCACCTCGCTCCGGACCTCCAGAGCAGGGAGTTAGGCAGGTGGGCTGTGGAACAGGACAGACTTTGGGAGCCAGGGCTGTGCTGGGCTGGCCGAGGGGCCTGGCGCAATGCTGTGCCCGCCATAGCTTGTGCTTCCAGAGCAAGTTCTGGAAGGTATGGTCTGGAACcctgcagcaggaggggcagtCTGGGCAGGAGCAATGATGGAGAAGGATGTGCagctcctggggtggggaggagctgcGTGCCTGGCCTTGGCACCTGAGACCTGAACTCTGTCCCCGTGTCCAGGTCCAAGCATGCACTTTCTCTGCCATTTTCACCTACAAAGAGCACCCCTTCCAGCCAGAAAagtcccgtcccccccccccgccctcatGGCCCCAGAACAACACCCCCTGGAAGGCCCGCCCCAGCAGCGTGGTGTCCAGGAGCGGCCCAGGCTGGGGGCCTCCCCTGAGGCACAGCAAGCCTATCCCGTGCTGCGTCCCAGCCTCCCTGGAGGTGCCCAGGGTTGGGGGACACAGTGGGCGGGTGCCTCAGAATGGCACCCCAAGAGCAGGTGTGGGGGACAGCCCAGCCAGCACCCAGGGCTTTCAGAGATGGTGGCAACCGATGGGGGGGCCAGGGAGAGGAACGTGTGGATGTCGCAGCCAGAAAGCTCACGTTCTTGGGACTGCCCGACCCTGGGGAGGTGCTGGGAGCGTTTGGAAGGCTCTGGTGGCTCTTGCTGGgacacacccccgcccccagtccAGAGCAGCCAAGCGGTGCCCTGGGGCCCCTCAGGGAAGGCTGTCCCATGGCTGCACCCCTGTCTCCCAAGTGCCTCGACCCTTGGGACGCACGGGACCAGCAGGAGGGCGAGGAGGTGCGTGGTGTGAGGAGCAGGTGGCGTTCTACAGGCAGCTGAACGAGGCCCGGGCTAgattgggaggagggggagatgaGCCCCCGTCCCCTGTGCCCCCAGACTCCCCTGGCTGCAGCCCTGAGGTGCCCTCCCAGCCACTGCAGGAGGAGGAGCTGTCCGACCTGGATCTCCAAGATGTGGAGGAGGTCCAGATTGGCAGAGATACCTGCTGGCCAGGTGAGTGAGCGGAgccctccccatccctgcccagGTGGACCTACCTGTGCTGCCACATGCCAGGCTCCGCGCAGTGCCCTGGGTGCTGGGCACCGTCGCCAGGACAGTGTCTCGCTCTGTCCCCGAGGGCCCCTGCCTTGTTCAATCGCGGTCTGCCGCTGAGCCCGAGCTGTAGCCCTTTGGCAGCCCCGGAGGCACGGGCCCTTCCCCCGGCCGAGCCCTCCGCCTGCAGTAGTCCTCTAAGTCAGGCTCTGGTCTGCGTCCCCTTTTCCCCACAGCCCCTTgcggcacccccccccccccccagggaagCCCTTGGGCTCTGCCTCCCCTAACCGGGAGATCCTAGAGGTGTCAGGTCAGGGCCCTGGAAGCAGACCCTGCCGGTGTCTGGAGGTGAGCAgcgcaggggaggggggggggcaggagacaGTTGCCACCTAGACTTGGTTCCTGGAAGTGCCCTGTTGCGGCCTAGGCTGCAGAACCTCAGGAGAGGGGCAACCCACCCCAcatccctgccaggagcctgggtggcacCTCTGGGAGCAGAGGGCTTTGCTGTCTCCCTCTGGGTCCAGGTCGGTGGGGGCCTTGCCCACCTAGGTCTGCGCTTCCCGCTAGTCCCGGCACCCCCCGGCGGAGGGAGAGGCCGACGCCGGGGATCCACCCGCCCCTGCGTGTATCGTTTCAGACTCGGAGGCAGAACCCGCGCAGGCCGCGTCgtctccccgcccccgccgccccgaggACCAGGTGGACCAGGCCGGGGGGGCCCTGAGGACCCTTCTGAGGAGCCTGCCCCGTAGACCCAAGTGTGGGGACCGCTTTGGGCAGGAGGCCAGCCTGGAGCGGCCCGCAGGCCACCAGCCTCCgggcccggcgccccgcccccagcagagCGGCCCCTGGTGCACGACGCTGCGCGCCCCCGGGGCCTCCGGGATGGCGGGGGAGCCCGCGCGGGCCGCGGAGCTGGGGGGCGGCCGGgacgcggggcccggggcgcggcaGGGGGGCCCGCGGGGCGGGAAGCCACACCGCTGCGAGGCCTGCGGCAAGAGCTTCAAGTACAAGTCGCTGCTGCTCAAGCACCAGCGCATCCACACGGGCGAGAAGCCGTACGCGTGCCACGAGTGCGGGAAGCGCTTCCGCGGCTGGTCGGGCTTCATCCAGCACCACCGCATCCACACGGGCGAGAAGCCGTACGAGTGCGGCCAGTGCGGCCGCGCCTTCAGCCACAGCTCGCACTTCACGCAGCACCTGCGCATCCACAACGGCGAGAAGCCCTACAAGTGCGGCGAGTGCGGCCAGGCCTTCAGCCAGAGCTCCAACCTGGTGCGGCACCAGCGGCTGCACACGGGCGAGAAGCCGTACGCCTGCAGCCAGTGCGGCAAGGCCTTCATCTGGAGCTCCGTGCTCATCGAGCACCAGCGCATCCACACCGGCGAGAAGCCCTACGAGTGCGGCGACTGCGGCAAGGCCTTCCGCGGCCGCTCGCACTTCTTCCGGCACCTGCGGACGCACACGGGCGAGAAGCCCTTCGCCTGCGGCGCCTGCGGCAAGGCCTTCGGCCAGAGCTCGCAGCTCATCCAGCACCAGAGGGTCCACTACCGGGAGTAGCGGGCGGCAGGCGGcgggcccccgcctcccccggcccctccgcaccgccagccccgcgccccccgcccaaataaatgctttttcaTGGATGGAAATAGGGGTCGCCCCTGCCTGTCTCTACAGAGGAGCGGCCGACCTTGGGTCCTCACTGACCCGCCCGAGGCCTGGAGCCCCCCTGACTTCCCTGGACGCGCAGCCAGGTGTTTCCCGATGCAGAGAGCcgaggaggggcaggtggggtcagctggtggccgcccaaggcaAGGTGCCCCTCCACTACCCGAGCCACGTGAGGAGTTGCCCAGGCTTGGCAGCTGCTTCCAGCCCCTGGGAACACGCCGGGCTTCCGCCTCCGGACAGGTGCAGGCGGCTGCAGCCAGGCCTTGGCTTAGACCGTAGATCTGCCCTGAGCTCTGGGACGTCAGCCCAACACAGCGCAGGCCTGGCTGGGTGGGGGAGCCTGTGCCTTcccgccccacctgccccctcctgaACACTCTGGGACCCCACCCGCGCCCACATTGAGGAGCTGCCCAGCTCCTGCGGCCGCAACTCCgagcctcccctccccagttCTCAAGACTTCGGGCTGGGACTCCGTCCCCAGGCCTCCGTGGTTGAGCTGCCCACCTCTCTGGGCCACACCCCCATCGTGCGCCCCCACTCACGGTGGGAGCAGCCATGGGGGACAGGAGCAGACATCAGGCAGTCTCTGGACATCAGCTCCGGGGCTCAAGGCAGCTGCTCAGGCGCCTTTGTTGGTGCACTGTGGCCTGAAAGAGGCGGAAAAGCCGCCTTCTGGCTCCTTCCGCCCCATAGCTGCTCCCCCAGCCGCTGGgcttcacagggagcccaggaGCCTGGCTGCACGCAGATGCCAGCACCACCACCCAACCCGGTCGGCGGCcacccagggcagggcctggaggtcCTCCACTTGGCCCTAGACCGTTCCACAGACGCCTGTGCCCCGTGCACCTGTCTAGAAGGatggggcggggcagggcctgCATGGGTAGGAGGGGACCTTTTATGCTATTCAGCCCTTCAACTGATTGCGTGGGGCCCACCCACATAGGACAGAGCGGCCTGTTTCAGTCTACTCACggaaatgttaatctcatccaggaACAGCttcacagacatacccagaatggtttgggtttttttgttgttgttgttgttgttttaagattttatttacttattcatgagagagagaggcagagacacaggcagagggagaaacaggc
The nucleotide sequence above comes from Canis lupus baileyi chromosome 14, mCanLup2.hap1, whole genome shotgun sequence. Encoded proteins:
- the GLI4 gene encoding zinc finger protein GLI4 isoform X1, giving the protein MCSSWGGEELRAWPWHLRPELCPRVQVQACTFSAIFTYKEHPFQPEKSRPPPPPSWPQNNTPWKARPSSVVSRSGPGWGPPLRHSKPIPCCVPASLEVPRVGGHSGRVPQNGTPRAGVGDSPASTQGFQRWWQPMGGPGRGTCGCRSQKAHVLGTARPWGGAGSVWKALVALAGTHPRPQSRAAKRCPGAPQGRLSHGCTPVSQVPRPLGRTGPAGGRGGAWCEEQVAFYRQLNEARARLGGGGDEPPSPVPPDSPGCSPEVPSQPLQEEELSDLDLQDVEEVQIGRDTCWPDSEAEPAQAASSPRPRRPEDQVDQAGGALRTLLRSLPRRPKCGDRFGQEASLERPAGHQPPGPAPRPQQSGPWCTTLRAPGASGMAGEPARAAELGGGRDAGPGARQGGPRGGKPHRCEACGKSFKYKSLLLKHQRIHTGEKPYACHECGKRFRGWSGFIQHHRIHTGEKPYECGQCGRAFSHSSHFTQHLRIHNGEKPYKCGECGQAFSQSSNLVRHQRLHTGEKPYACSQCGKAFIWSSVLIEHQRIHTGEKPYECGDCGKAFRGRSHFFRHLRTHTGEKPFACGACGKAFGQSSQLIQHQRVHYRE
- the GLI4 gene encoding zinc finger protein GLI4 isoform X3; amino-acid sequence: MATLGDGQEPPRVPSPVNLASPGTPGPHHSEARLHLHGRQHDSPGCSPEVPSQPLQEEELSDLDLQDVEEVQIGRDTCWPDSEAEPAQAASSPRPRRPEDQVDQAGGALRTLLRSLPRRPKCGDRFGQEASLERPAGHQPPGPAPRPQQSGPWCTTLRAPGASGMAGEPARAAELGGGRDAGPGARQGGPRGGKPHRCEACGKSFKYKSLLLKHQRIHTGEKPYACHECGKRFRGWSGFIQHHRIHTGEKPYECGQCGRAFSHSSHFTQHLRIHNGEKPYKCGECGQAFSQSSNLVRHQRLHTGEKPYACSQCGKAFIWSSVLIEHQRIHTGEKPYECGDCGKAFRGRSHFFRHLRTHTGEKPFACGACGKAFGQSSQLIQHQRVHYRE
- the GLI4 gene encoding zinc finger protein GLI4 isoform X2; the encoded protein is MATLGDGQEPPRVPSPVNLASPGTPGPHHSEARLHLHGRQHGTHPALHSLHRRPPPALQAGLEAARWPLGLLHPCTGVGPRAAVVEAADRALVSGCQNHGSSQCLVDAHGWVLLTSAIRKSQGSNHATRATGAQASLLTADDTDEPVTTDSPGCSPEVPSQPLQEEELSDLDLQDVEEVQIGRDTCWPDSEAEPAQAASSPRPRRPEDQVDQAGGALRTLLRSLPRRPKCGDRFGQEASLERPAGHQPPGPAPRPQQSGPWCTTLRAPGASGMAGEPARAAELGGGRDAGPGARQGGPRGGKPHRCEACGKSFKYKSLLLKHQRIHTGEKPYACHECGKRFRGWSGFIQHHRIHTGEKPYECGQCGRAFSHSSHFTQHLRIHNGEKPYKCGECGQAFSQSSNLVRHQRLHTGEKPYACSQCGKAFIWSSVLIEHQRIHTGEKPYECGDCGKAFRGRSHFFRHLRTHTGEKPFACGACGKAFGQSSQLIQHQRVHYRE